Proteins from a genomic interval of Halostella salina:
- a CDS encoding J domain-containing protein, which yields MTHDFYDLLGVPDDASQDEIKDAFRQKVQEVHPDLNDDPRAPAQFTALKKGYDTLKDPVERKAYDRLGHKDYVAKRLEGLPDPEQWKPADADEGSTITDSTTGGSTTTGSSVGGSGATSTGTTSASSAGTTSSTGSATDGAGSAASASTGSNTSTRTNTGTRTSTGGSTVEGTHTGTTSTETTGAKTTSGGTTAGSDASTGDASTTTSTDTSASTPGLVERLRSINYGWPVVFLTSLIYLAGVGLYARGNAAGLREFASAVSAAGTDTAALREAALTADYGLGTVFDFVRTTAVTGGRPGAGVLVAIGTVALPAIFFVVVRTTRRSFAWQPTYLYVVAVLMPLVGLAANAGGVEWPALTVAAFGLFPLLAVVALPFNAFVTPRLKRLF from the coding sequence ATGACGCACGATTTCTACGATCTCCTCGGGGTCCCCGACGACGCCTCCCAGGACGAGATCAAGGACGCGTTCAGGCAGAAGGTCCAGGAGGTGCACCCGGACCTGAACGACGACCCCCGAGCGCCCGCCCAGTTCACTGCCCTCAAGAAAGGGTACGACACGCTGAAAGACCCGGTCGAGCGGAAGGCGTACGACCGGCTTGGACACAAGGACTACGTGGCGAAGCGGCTGGAGGGACTCCCCGACCCGGAGCAGTGGAAGCCGGCCGACGCGGACGAGGGGAGCACGATAACCGACTCGACGACGGGCGGGTCGACGACGACCGGCTCGTCGGTTGGGGGTTCGGGAGCGACATCCACGGGGACGACGTCGGCGAGCAGCGCCGGAACGACGAGTTCGACCGGGAGCGCGACCGACGGAGCCGGCTCGGCGGCGAGCGCGAGCACCGGGTCGAACACGTCGACGCGGACGAACACGGGCACCCGAACGTCGACGGGCGGGTCGACGGTCGAGGGGACGCACACGGGGACGACGAGTACGGAGACGACGGGTGCGAAAACCACGAGCGGTGGAACGACGGCCGGGAGCGATGCGAGCACCGGCGACGCGTCGACCACCACGTCGACGGACACGTCGGCCTCGACTCCGGGGCTGGTCGAGCGACTCCGGTCGATCAACTACGGCTGGCCGGTCGTGTTCCTGACGTCGCTGATATACCTCGCTGGCGTCGGGCTGTACGCCCGGGGGAACGCCGCGGGACTTCGGGAGTTCGCGTCGGCAGTGAGTGCGGCCGGGACGGACACGGCGGCGCTCCGCGAGGCGGCGCTGACGGCCGACTACGGGCTAGGGACGGTGTTCGACTTCGTCCGGACGACGGCGGTCACCGGCGGCCGGCCCGGCGCGGGCGTCCTCGTCGCGATCGGCACCGTGGCGCTGCCGGCGATCTTCTTCGTCGTGGTCCGGACGACCCGGCGGTCGTTCGCCTGGCAGCCGACGTATCTGTACGTCGTCGCCGTGCTGATGCCGCTGGTCGGGCTCGCCGCGAACGCCGGCGGCGTCGAGTGGCCGGCCCTGACAGTCGCCGCCTTCGGCCTGTTTCCGCTGCTTGCGGTGGTCGCCCTCCCGTTCAACGCCTTCGTCACGCCGCGGCTGAAGCGACTGTTCTGA
- the dinB gene encoding DNA polymerase IV: MADDGPRLPGAPEAEGGDRIVLHVDMDCFYAACERLREPELRGEPLVVGMGYEPGDEVGAVATASYEAREYGVESAQAISTALERLPRKVDAREDPDTDPTEAGYYRPVDMDFYESVSGEVKDILHDCADVVREVSIDEAYLDVTDRTAWDVADGFARHVKHRIEREVGVVASIGVAPNMSTAKVASDRDKPDGLVVVEPDEVRGFLAPLDVEEIHGVGPVTARELRSMGLETAGDVADADPRDLEAAFDSRGRELYERARGEDDREVTPTGRPKSLSRESAFAEAVAEAEPKREQVRTLAGAVADRARREGALYQTIGIKAVTPPYDVNTRAKSLPGPVDEPALVEEVALDLLGEFADEPVRKVGVRVSNLSFAAGDQTSLDGWGSETDAEAAKRADPSEPADPAGTNSGEGRTDADMLSGQTTLCDFR; encoded by the coding sequence ATGGCGGACGATGGGCCGCGACTTCCGGGCGCTCCCGAGGCGGAGGGCGGCGACCGGATCGTCCTCCACGTCGATATGGACTGCTTCTACGCGGCCTGCGAGCGACTCCGGGAGCCGGAGCTACGCGGGGAGCCCCTCGTCGTCGGAATGGGGTACGAACCGGGCGACGAGGTCGGTGCGGTGGCGACGGCGAGCTACGAGGCCCGGGAGTACGGCGTCGAAAGCGCGCAGGCGATCTCGACGGCGCTGGAGCGGCTCCCGCGGAAGGTCGACGCACGAGAGGACCCGGACACCGATCCGACAGAGGCGGGGTACTACCGGCCGGTCGATATGGACTTCTACGAGTCGGTCAGCGGCGAGGTCAAGGATATCCTGCACGACTGCGCGGACGTAGTGCGCGAGGTGAGCATCGACGAGGCGTACCTGGACGTGACCGACCGAACCGCCTGGGACGTCGCCGACGGCTTCGCGCGACACGTCAAGCACCGCATCGAGCGGGAGGTCGGCGTCGTCGCCAGCATCGGCGTCGCGCCGAACATGAGCACCGCCAAGGTCGCCAGCGACCGCGACAAGCCGGACGGCCTCGTCGTGGTCGAACCGGACGAGGTCCGCGGCTTCCTCGCACCGCTCGACGTGGAGGAGATCCACGGCGTCGGTCCGGTGACGGCGCGGGAACTGCGCAGCATGGGACTGGAGACCGCGGGCGACGTGGCCGACGCGGATCCGCGGGACCTCGAAGCCGCGTTCGACAGCCGTGGTCGGGAACTGTACGAGCGTGCGCGCGGGGAGGACGACCGGGAAGTGACGCCGACCGGGCGGCCGAAGAGCCTCTCCCGCGAGTCGGCCTTCGCGGAGGCGGTGGCCGAAGCCGAGCCGAAGCGGGAGCAGGTCCGGACGCTGGCCGGCGCTGTCGCTGACCGCGCACGACGGGAGGGCGCGCTGTACCAGACCATCGGGATCAAGGCGGTGACGCCGCCGTACGACGTGAACACGCGGGCGAAGTCGCTGCCGGGGCCGGTCGACGAACCGGCCCTCGTCGAGGAGGTAGCGCTCGACTTGCTCGGGGAGTTCGCCGACGAGCCAGTCCGGAAGGTCGGCGTGCGCGTCTCGAATCTCAGTTTCGCCGCGGGCGACCAGACGAGTCTTGACGGGTGGGGGTCGGAGACGGACGCGGAGGCGGCGAAACGGGCCGATCCGTCCGAACCGGCGGATCCGGCAGGCACGAATTCCGGGGAGGGGCGGACCGACGCCGACATGCTGTCGGGACAGACGACGCTGTGTGATTTCCGATAG